Proteins found in one Lycium ferocissimum isolate CSIRO_LF1 chromosome 6, AGI_CSIRO_Lferr_CH_V1, whole genome shotgun sequence genomic segment:
- the LOC132060720 gene encoding uncharacterized protein LOC132060720, which produces MNKFKNMKSESLTLLLVNLAGIMERADESLLPGVIYKEVGKALHTDPTGLGSLTLFRAIVQCLCYPLAAYLSGRQNRAHVIALGAFLWSAATFLVAISSTFTQVAISRGLNGIGLAIVAPAIQSLVADSTDESNRGIAFGWLQLTGNFGSILGGILSVLLAETSFMGIAGWRISFHLVGFVSVVIGILVRIFAKDPHYVDSDGNAKEQPPQNPFREEVRELLKEAKAVVKVPSFQILVAQGVSGSFPWSSLSFTPMWLELIGFSHKTTALLLTLFNVALSIGGLFGGKMGDVLAKHLPDSGRIILSQISSGSAIPLAAILLLGLPDDPSTAATHGLVLFIMGLIISWNAPATNNPIFAEIVPERARTSIYALDRSFESILASFAPPVVGLLAQHVYGFKPIPKDSTGSEEIETDRANAAPLAKALYTAIGIPIAICCFIYSFLYCTYPRDRDRAKMDALIDRELQRIDETCNHPFEGENTKLHFSESDISQGKKLSVIDIDYEVEESLDNDENDEQRLL; this is translated from the exons AACATGAAATCTGAATCGTTGACTTTATTACTTGTCAACCTTGCCGGAATAATGGAACGTGCAGACGAGTCTTTATTGCCAGGAGTGATATACAAAGAAGTTGGGAAAGCATTGCATACTGATCCAACTGGACTTGGTTCTTTAACTCTTTTTAGAGCAATTGTTCAATGTCTTTGTTACCCTCTTGCTGCTTATCTATCTGGTCGTCAAAATAGGGCTCATGTTATTGCTCTTGGTGCCTTCCTTTGGTCTGCTGCTACCTTTCTTGTTGCCATTTCCTCCACTTTTACTCAG GTTGCCATTTCCAGAGGTTTGAATGGAATAGGACTTGCCATAGTCGCACCAGCTATACAATCTCTAGTTGCTGATTCAACAGATGAAAGCAACCGCGGTATCGCTTTTGGGTGGCTACAATTAACAGGGAACTTTGGCTCTATCCTTGGCGGGATTTTATCGGTGCTGCTAGCTGAAACATCATTCATGGGAATCGCTGGCTGGAGAATCTCCTTCCATCTTGTAGGTTTTGTTAGTGTTGTAATTGGTATATTGGTGCGCATTTTCGCCAAAGATCCTCACTATGTTGACAGTGATGGCAATGCAAAAGAGCAACCTCCCCAAAATCCATTTAGAGAAGAAGTGAGGGAGCTGCTAAAAGAAGCAAAAGCAGTTGTAAAAGTACCTTCTTTTCAAATACTTGTTGCTCAGGGAGTGTCGGGGTCGTTTCCATGGTCATCATTGTCATTTACCCCTATGTGGTTGGAGCTTATCGGATTCTCCCACAAGACAACAGCATTACTGTTGACTTTGTTTAATGTTGCTCTCTCAATTGGTGGATTGTTTGGGGGAAAAATGGGAGATGTCCTTGCCAAACACTTACCGGATTCTGGTAGAATAATTCTATCTCAGATAAGCTCTGGTTCGGCGATCCCTTTAGCTGCAATTCTGCTCTTGGGATTGCCTGATGATCCTTCCACAGCTGCAACCCATGGTTTAGTCTTGTTCATCATGGGATTAATCATTTCTTGGAATGCTCCAGCAACAAATAA CCCAATTTTTGCGGAGATAGTTCCTGAGAGAGCTCGAACAAGCATCTATGCCCTGGATCGATCGTTTGAGTCTATACTGGCATCATTTGCTCCTCCAGTGGTTGGACTTTTGGCTCAACACGTATATGGTTTTAAACCAATTCCCAAGGACTCAACGGGCTCAGAGGAAATTGAAACGGATAGAGCAAATGCAGCCCCGCTTGCCAAGGCACTCTACACTGCTATAGGCATTCCAATAGCAATTTGTTGCTTCATCTATTCCTTCCTTTATTGTACATATCCACGTGACAGGGACCGTGCTAAAATGGACGCATTAATAGACAGAGAGTTGCAACGGATTGATGAAACATGCAATCATCCTTTTGAAGGAGAAAATACcaaacttcatttttcagaaTCTGATATATCGCAAGGAAAAAAACTCAGCGTGATCGATATAGATTATGAAGTTGAAGAGAGCCTTGACAACGATGAGAATGACGAGCAACGGCTTCTCTGA